From the genome of Rhodohalobacter sp. SW132, one region includes:
- a CDS encoding YceI family protein, which translates to MHHFRQHIAASIALILFFGGSVFAQEINIDQENSRLWIEGRSNVNQFSCRAERYNSNIKPPAADTTIEVEVDIAVAGFECGKRRMNRDLNDALMSEEHPFISFEYTDTRSMDFSDSSDQYRLLVAGNLTVAGHTRQIEFPMEAYVQQDGTIRATGKTELRMTDYNVEPPTALLGIVKVDDLFTVHFELFASTRDSETLRYDQPEE; encoded by the coding sequence GTGCACCACTTCCGTCAACATATCGCTGCTTCCATAGCCCTGATTCTGTTCTTCGGCGGAAGTGTGTTTGCACAAGAGATCAACATCGACCAGGAGAACAGCAGACTCTGGATTGAGGGGCGATCAAACGTCAACCAATTTAGCTGCAGAGCGGAACGCTACAACAGCAACATCAAACCTCCCGCCGCCGACACTACCATAGAGGTAGAAGTGGACATTGCCGTAGCAGGTTTTGAGTGCGGTAAACGCCGGATGAACCGCGATCTGAATGACGCATTGATGTCGGAGGAACACCCGTTTATCAGTTTTGAATATACCGATACCCGTTCGATGGATTTTAGTGATTCAAGTGATCAATACCGGCTTTTAGTTGCGGGTAATCTCACTGTTGCTGGACACACCCGGCAAATAGAATTTCCAATGGAGGCGTATGTACAGCAAGACGGGACAATACGGGCAACAGGTAAAACCGAACTTCGAATGACCGACTATAATGTGGAACCTCCCACTGCCCTGCTGGGTATCGTAAAAGTTGATGATCTTTTCACAGTTCACTTCGAACTGTTCGCATCCACCCGAGATTCTGAAACACTGCGTTATGACCAGCCTGAAGAATAA